ATTTTATAAAGGAGTTATAAACAATTACTGGTACATTCTATAACTAGGGAGTAACTAACTACTTGTTGTATACTGTACATAGAGTGTACTAGGTTATTAGGAACGATCTTGTTTGACAAGTGTAAAGTTTGGAAGAAAGCTGTATaaatacatttctttgtttttgttttttcaaaaatgGAGATAGGGTTTAGAAAATAGAtaaccatattcgacccaataagcccCCCCCCACAGCAgttaaaaaattttaaaatggaGGGGCGCTTATTAGGAACATATTTTGGCTCACAATTCACAATTTACAATAGAATGAAATAGAGAAACCTCCATGGTTTTCACAGTTTCAGTCTGTAATGTAAGTGAAATGGAGACCTCAAACTGGAGAGGAGCATTTAGGGATGGGTGCTCTTAATGGGTCGAATACGGtgtatgttattatatataaaatatggtaGTACTGTGATTTTCTAAGTGCTAAAATgtgttaattttaattttccatGTTAACTACAACTAAAATTTGacttgtgttgttgtgttgtacaaagtatattagatttaaaacatttttctatggcattttaaattatacaaaaatagaATTCagtctttttttcaaattaattgaGCTATCTGATGTGCACCAGTACTTAACTTACTATTAACATATAAAGAACTGCATTAGCACTGATAATGGTATATTTGATAATGAGGAAAGAGACTTTGAATGATCTCGAATATGATtcttcatattttaatgcatcaaccaattattttgtaaaggcatgaaaatgataaatgtgATATAATTAATGTGTCTAAACTATAGTTTTGCTcaatgaaaaaatacatatatagctATAAGAGTTCAAACGATAAATTGCATATGTGCTAGGCATCCTATTGTTGATCAAGGTAGAATTTATCTTGCGATTTCAtgtgtaaaatgttttttatttcctGAAGTAATTTGGGGGATGAGTTCAAAATATAAAACTGTTGAAGAAAATTTGAAAGACTGATCTTTGAAGATTGTGTGTCCATAATAACTTTAAAGATGAATTGTTTTTACAAAAGGAGACAAAGCTTTACAATCTATAGGTACTAACAATCTATTTAAATTTTCATAGGTCAAATAATGACGATAAAGTTAGAAGCTAGGCAGTAGTATgatgtctcaaattttattgtATGACTGTTTTGATAAGTACAGTAATCATTAGACTGGTATTATTATCCATTATTCATCGGCCTAATTTTTAGTTAGATcacaaaactttttaaaaacacCTGTAACACTAATTTTCACTAGGTGATGTTTATAAccaatatttgaatttttagtCAATaagaaatttacatttaatactTGTATCAGTCGTCGGAAGCATTTCAACTTTACATCTTTCTGTAGCACATACAAAAcacaaagagaaaaaaattgaaGTGTAGTACTTCCCtttgtatttttatgaaaaGTTTTGCTGTCACATTATCAGATCTTTTTCTTTGAATTAAAGCCAAAAAAAAGCCTTTTAGAGAATATTCACCAGAATCTTTTATAGAGAGCCAAAAGCATTAAAACATATTACTATAATAGTGacagatatatatacttttgcTTTTGGTAATTTGTTATTCGTAATATATGAAGAAATTATCTTCCCTTGTTTTCactattttcttttgttgtgcATTTACAAATGACCGAGATCTTTgattatctatataaatatatatatatatattatatgttacGTGTAGTGCGTACTGAGAACACTCCTGAGGGTACTGTGATCGGGAAGTGCCAGGTGAAAGTTTTCATGTTTCGAGAGAATGAAGAGTATGGATGCTTGTCCAATGTACTGGTTATGTTGTCTTTATATtagaaaaatctaaataaactgTGCTTATGACATTTTCactttgtgtgtttttttcttgtttttttcaaCAAGTCCAGTAAAGTTCTTTTAAGTATACAAGCATCAGATAATGGGATATTGGTATTGCTTTTCACCCAATGTCCATCATCCATCTGTAAAACAATCCTTGTGatctttttattttctgaaatttcaaaGTCAATAATCTGACTTTCTGCACTTATTAAATCTGTATGTTGTTAATGACCCTTGACAATAAAGGGTTCCAATACAAACTTAACCAACAGAACCTTTACTTATATTATAGAATGGTTAGAcatgcaatctaattaaaattacacttgtaattccgctccactatgATGCTCTACATTATGCTCCAATACAAGCTCTAACAACGCCCTAGAATCGAAACATCTCTGGACATTCTGAGCAGGTTATACTTTTGGGAGAATCAACCACACTGAAGATTTTGTTGGTGGGGCGCCGATTGGCTAACCACAAGGGTCATACTGAGGTTGATAaaatcttgtattggagcgtaacgtagagcatCGTAGTGAAGCAGAATTTCAAGtctattttaattagattgcttAGACATGTACCCCACTCCTGGAGACAAATCAACAGTTTATCAGATTTTAAATCCCTAGAAATGCTTCTGgtcaaatttgtttaatttctgATGATTGATTATGAAGATTTTATAGGACAAGGGATGTAATTGTAAGACAACAGCTCTTCTTGCATTTTGTTCTTCATTAACAAGGGCAAGGTTGTTCAAAAGGATTACTGCTGGTATAACCACTTTATTaaagaaattttcatttctggtATGCTTCAAAAGCTTTAGATTTATCTTCCCTAAAATTGGAAAGAAGGTAAAAAATTGacttttacaatatataacattttgtaaAGTTAGTTCTTCCAGAAACCATTTGATCTAATTTGTCGTTAAAAACTTTAATCAGCCTTAGTCATCTTTTGAATAACTACCGGTGAGCTAGCAAGCTTGCTACATGcagaaaatacaaattaaaaccattctttatttatattgatatgtattaCCATCAGTGAATGGCATTGCTGCTCAGTTTGTTTGATATACAATTCATGCCAAAGATGAACTCGTCAAATGATACAGTAAAACTAACAAATTTTTAGTTACCACTGGTACAACATATGGTAGTATCTTTTAGTTCCATTCAAGTCTCCTAGCTATCATTGGTAGTAATATTTTTCCTAGTTTCCCAGAGATTTGTTGAACTAGTCAGTGATGTACTGTATCTTCAAATtgacaataaatatatacattggtGTGTTCACTGTTGAAAACATTTACCAGAATGGTATTTGGGATTGTTTTCATTCCAAATCTTCACTTTTCCAAATAATTAAGTAATATGAAGAAAAATTCAACAAGCCAGAACTATTTTTTTCACAGTATTTATTACAgattttcaagaaaaatatcATTGCTGATATCAGTATTCCAAGGCTTCAGATTTAAGAATACAGTCAATCAAATGGCTATATAAATGATACACAGAATTACAATTCACACTATTTTATTTTAGAGCATCAAAACTTGCATGGAAACATCTAAAATCAGATTAAAGCTAAACtatgtatgttaacagtgaGAAGTTTTCTaaacaacatatttttgttGGACTTATACATAACGGGTACTCATGTTTGCTTCATATATAAGTACTTTATAAGAGACTTTTGAGCACCAAATCTGTATCGTGAAAATGGGCcataaacaatgtattaatGGGAGACTTCAAAAATATTACCCAATAATTTCTGTTTAAACTTTTATCTCTAGTAGCACAAAGTGGATTACATTTACacacttttttttattcaatggCGCCTGTAAAACACCTAATAAAAGATCAGCTTTAAACATGATTACAAATAGTTTAATGGAATCTCAATTGAAACAGGATCATTACAATTTAAGGTAAAATACTTTCAATGGACATGGTggtaaaaaaaaagatgaatatttataaacatttattataCCACACACATTATACCTGTGGGGTAAATAAAATGACAACTCACATTTTCATCTCTGTAATAAAACATCAAGAAACAAATTCCATAAAGCATGTATTTAGGGAATTCAAGACATCACACACTTCATTCCTCATAATCCATACAGCTTAAAGGAAATTTTTTAATGACATCTTGCGGGTAGGGGGATGGGGGGATTTGTGTGAGTGTGAGGTTGTGTGggtggggaggggggagggATGTGGGGGTATTATGAGCTACTCCCATCAGGGGCAGGGGGTAGTGGTGGTAGTTGTGGTGGAGCTCCACTTGTTACTGTGTCTGTCATGGCCTTCTGACCAACACTAGGGACCACAGGACTAGCTGATACATTATCTGATGGTGGAATGGATGTAGAAGAGGAGGCCGGTGCTGAGCCAGCCTGAGAAACTGCTCCTTGAGGAATTCCAACAGGTGTGTTTCCCAGATCTTTGCTTGGTGTAGCTGTGTGTGTTGTATTGACTGTAGATGTTGACCAAGATTGTGGAGTCTGAGAGATATCTGAAGAGGGCACTGACCGTACTGGAGTGGTCAAACCTGGGTCCATTGAGGGCCGAGTTACCATGTTCATGGCTGGTCTAGTTGGCCTTAGTCCCGGGGAGGATCCAGGTCTGACAGGAGCTGGGGAAGAGGCTGGAGAAGATCCTGGGGATCTGTGACCTCCTGACCCTGGAGACATTCCCATCCTGCCACGACCAGACGGAGTACTACCAGGACTTCTCCCTTGTCTCCTTGCCTGTTTTTCTGCTGCATTTTGTATACGCTGCATCATAATGTCTTGTAACACTTTGTCCATACGGGCAACTTTTTTCTGAGATTTTGGAGTTTTGGCACCTAGTGGAAATAAAACAGAGCATTACCAATTAATGAAAAGTCCTCATGGGtgtgaaaatattaaatattaagtttatttatttatagattaTCTGACTCAGTCACAATCTACTGAAACATTCTAAATTCTAATAAAGGACAATTAAGCTCATGACAGCAGCATTTAGAAATGGAGTTTGAAATATAGGGAAAAATAATAGAATAGCAGATTGGTGGTGCAATGAAAATAACAGGTAGGTATTTTGGATCATACTGACTAATAATGACAATGAatatatacagtggaccctcgataatccggacaccatcgttcccagcctaaaccgtccggattacgagttttccggactgccgaattccgtgttcttagtcaattaaattgtcacgtaTGAGTTACTCTCCTTGGCCTTgccccttgaccttgtaatcgatgataggcttctatgtaatacatgtgtattataataaatacttcgtttgttatgttttatagatattttttatatcattacgtTAAGGTTATTAAACAaacgtatttctttttcaaaatacgaaaCCTAAAGCCATCGTTAATTGTGTAttatgtatgcatatagctaCGTATCCCACTCTTGATATGTTGTATGGCAAATTGCCTAACCAATGATCAATATCTACATTCTTGGCATAAAAAAACCAGAGGGATCTTgacgcccaccaaagaatgatctatgtctgacaacagaaagagggatcttttccctgcttttcaaacttttactacatactatatatgaaacttgagaaatatcctttcagtactttctaagatatgtagcagtaacaaacttcaattatcaaaatccaagatggctacctgttgaTCATCTTTCTGACCGATAAGTCCGAAAATGCACTAGACCCCttcaggaacctgcacatgaaatttgagaaagatcccttcagtactttctgagaaatagcggtaacaaactttaactatcaaaatccaagatggccaccggtcggccatcttgttgaccgattggtcccaaaatgcaatatgcacaactggggccctaggggaacctacatgtgaaatttgagaaagatcccttctgcactttctgagaaatagcggtaacaaactttaactatcaaaatccaagatggccgccagtcggccatcatgttgaccaattggtcccaaaatggaatatgcacaactagggccctaggggaatctacgtgtgaaatttgagaagatcccttcagtactttctgagaaatagcggtaacaagaattgttaacggacggacggacgacagaccattgacgaaaggcgatttgaataacccaccatctgatgatggtgggctaaaaaactataacaaatagttgtgaatattttgtgaaaatgtataattgttattttgtgtaatgtgtgtttttaatgaccatttctacaagtctttgctttctgacttacagacATGTGTAACATATTATAACCATGCGCCCGTTCACGTCTAACTTCgtgcacaatgtcacacacgtgtaaatggcatgtgccgtagcctttatatcttataccacaGAAGATGAATTTGAatagattcacatacatttaaaattcttattaattttgtgagtattatctcactttattaTTGTATCCGATACTCATagcgatatattctgcatgcgaaaCAAGTAAGGTATTACAgccagagatttagatagtataaattatctatgtctctgttaCAACATACGTACCCGTACCCAAGCTCAAACTGCATGTCTAAAAGCGTgtggctaaaaatatattgcgtatctcaattacaacactgaagtttgatctcctatagaaaaccaatgatccgttacatgactgcatgtacccgtgtgaaaggtgttcaggtaaacgcccgtagctatgacctggcagccgTCATTATGACAACACACTCAGTGTCAAGTGAGAGTGTGTATTGAACACATGACTGTAgctggccttggattttctcggcacgtggcgacaacaaattgtccggaATATTGTGGgaatttaataatgaaaattacattccattcccaaaatggagttccggattcggaatATGAATTTCCAGACTAGTGAATATTAATTATGTTACGGAAATCTGTACCCTGACATTTCtgtccggattgtgagttttccggactatcggcATTCGGATTATCGCgggtacactgtatatatatttatgacaaACCTGGAGTCCTCCTGGGTGTCACCTTTGTTGCAGTGTCAaattcatcttcatcaaaatcaAATTCTGTTGGTTGCTGTGGCCTGCAATAAAAAGAACTTACATTGAGTATTGGAAATTTAATATAATTCTTGTGTCAATCAATTATTTGAGCATTCACATTTGTGTTAAGTGGGAGATACCATAATGTTTTAGTACAATACTAGCCCACTATGACACTTTATGCTTGATATTCAATCTCTTCTGGATTAAATGTTAATGAAGTAGGCACCTCAGAAGTACAGAGTAACTTAATTGTCAAAAGTGTATGCCACCGGAACCAGCATATAGCCAGAAGCCAGGTTTCCAGATTCAAGTGTAAATTACTACAAATTAAGATGgaatatatactgtacaatgtattcGGGAATACACAGCGATCCAGATTAGACAATGAATGGTTTTAACAATTAAGTTACAATATTGCAATCAAGACAGGatataagttggtttacagtacaatAGTGTTCTCCCCAGGATTTTTTCACTGCGCTatggtaatttttttcccgTTGCAAACTGCGCGGCGCAGCGCGAATAATCTTTTTTGTAccacaatttaattataatgacctagtgttttaattaaaataaaaataacaaaaaataataacattttgatcTCACTGTCACATTTACTGAATCAAGATTAATtgcatttaaaaattattagaattatttaaatttttaaattagaattattttaatgtgtttcACAATTCTAGATTATTATAGGATTATGCACCCATCACTGTTtgtgtatttaaaatatttaaaacagacTTTAGTTACTGTCTGGTACTGTAAATGTAACTTTTGAAAgagataaaaaaattattgttaaaatttaaGTCTTTTATAACACATATCTGTACACTTATATGACATGTTTATTATCATCCAATTATgcttaaaatttacaaattacaaattttggaaattttttCAAATTCGGATTTCTTATACCCATCTGGCTCTATTATTACAATTACCTAAcaccaaaatggcggccatttcGGTTGCAATGTTTGTGGTATCTTTCAGCAGTATAtgacattaaaaacgtgagtacaTCAATTACAATCACAGGCAGTGTTTGCTTTTAGGATGATGCTCACTAGCTATAATCAAAAATCTGTTGAAAAAGTGTCAGTTTGTTTCCTAAACTGCCGATGTGCTGTACTTCAGTTACGTCGCCGTAGTTAGCTCACATGATTGAAAGGGATTTGATCAGTGATTTCTCCTCTCTCTAGCTGACCTATATCCCCAGACTGCTAAATAGAACCAGTGAGGTCTTGGTTAGGGACTagtcacacctcttttgtttacttatcaATGCAATTTAACAGTACAATCTGGCAGGGCACCCCTGCGGATCACAAGTAAGGACCTAATCAACACTGTCACGGTCGTAAAAATGGAGCCAACCACATGGCATAGCGGCATGACAGACACCGTAAATTTATAAGAATACTACTTGTCAGGTAGCAGGAGGGATTTATTATGAGGTTTATATTCAGTAGACCTACTTAGAGAAAATGGGGGTCTGATTTATTGATGTGCAACGGGAGGCCGAAAGTGCGCTACGGAAGAAATTCCCGTGCAACGGCCCAAAATTTCCACGTAACGGGACCGTTATGCGGAAAGGGCCTGGGGAGAACACTGACAATGTTCTGTAATATTGTAGTTTCCGTACTTTGGCTCTTCCTCCGCCTCCTCTGGCTCTGCTTCAATGCCAGGATCCTGGGTAGCATCCATATCTTCCTCTTCAGTTCCCTTTGGTGGACGCCGGCCAGGACATTTCCAACTCAACTCCAATACTTTTTCCTTTTCAATTTTCTCAAACAGCAGTAGAATATCTTCAGCTGTAGGTTCCCAAACACCTTTTCCAGATTTTGTTGGGTCATATTTTTCATCATCACTGCCCTCAACACACCAAGCCTCTTTCTCAGTTCCTGACTCTCCAATCAATCCCATGACTATATGTTGTCTTTAGTCAATAACTAAATATCTGGATTGTCCAAATATGCTTTACATATTGTCTGTCTTGCTgaaaggagaaaaaaaactCATCTTGTACTTAGTAACTTATGAATGCTAAAAAGTTGGACAAGTGTTTAATGgtaatttatcattattaaatacACATTAATTAAAGTTACATGCAGACTGATGATCATGCAggaataaaaattaatatatgtCTTCTTTATTTCACTTACTGATTGCATAACCAAAGGGCATAGTATATGGGTCGTATAGGTCTGTATAagcatacacataagtctcgaTCGACTCAACTTGAGTTACAGTCTCAAGTCCTGTAACATGGTCTGCATTACAATAAGCACTATTGTGTGGAAGCTTGAGGGGAAATAAATGGTTTGaacaaatatataaagtatttgATGTATGCTTAACGTACCTTTTGTGTTGACTTTGGTGaaataattatcttttaattattttaactaTAATTATAACGCAGACACATATTTTCAGGGTTGGTGTTTTCCCGCACAATGACAACGTCGTTTTAGCGCTTGAAGCTTTTCGTCGACAAGATGTGATGGAAcgatttgattggttgattccACCGGAAGAGTGGGAAGTTCAAAACAACAGTGGACGAGTGTTTTGTATCAGACGGACGTCTCGCAAAACAAAGGTAATTTACTCACAAAAATAATTGCAATGCTTCTTATTTTAGCATCAGAGACGATGTAGTATGTATATTTAACTGATGATTTCGTTCAaacgacacacaacaacatGCAAACGAAGATTTATGGCGGTTATTTTCTTACTAATTCAGTACAGTAGCTTATGCACTGAACGACATGGAAATGGCCAGTACTATACGTGTATACATAGTAGGCTTAATAAAATACGGCCCTTAAATTAAGTAAATTCGAATCAGTCAATTGTATACCATTCCAAATTGGGTTGTCTTAAATCGTATGGTTGTTAATTTTTAAAGTCCTTACTAATGCCTTGTTTATAGGGGCCAAATATACTCTTTTAGTCTTGACACAGAGGCCCATACTATATATAAGCAGTAAATACGGGCCCCTGTAGTCTAGGCACAGgagcacgcaaattattcattacTAGGTACGTCATATTCCAATATTACGATatttatgatgatgataaaacatcaattatgttaacattttatatGTGTCTACTACTAAGTACAAGTGGTAGACTGAAGAGTTGAATTTGGCCCAAATTCTACATGGtttgacatatacatgtactaactaaAATGGCCCTGGAGCCAAAGATACAACAGGTTTTATTTAGTGTtgtatacatacaatgaaataaGTTCAAataacattagctctgtagatcgagctataggagatttcagaaaagatggcgtgacgtcgaCACAAATGATTCTTCCGGTTGCGCGCGCAGACAGCATGGACGACCAAATCTCCAGCTCCAATTTCGCGTGAAGAAAATCGATAATCATCAACTCACTTCAGATATTGTAAGGTGTCAGAGTTATGtaaaaatgttgtaaacatgCCATAGACCATTATCTTAAAATTTTGTACGCGTCACAATTCTATTTATTATACAAATCCTTCCCAACATGTGACAAGTATTTCCCATTAAGTCAGCCATATTGGCGGGTAGTTTAATTTAGCACCCTACACGAATTAGGGGAGCTACTTAACTACTAACTACCATTTACTATTATTACTAGTTACTATTTACTACTAGTCTATGTAAAACTAAGTATGGAGGTATATTACTAGTCTATGAAACAACAAAGTATGGAGGAATCCAACGTGAATACCCCCCTGTAATATTGTTTGTACACATCTACATATTCATATATGGACATGGTATCCAACGTGAGTACTTTCCTGTAATTGTTTGTACATATCTATATTCAAACATGGAGGACATGAAATCCAACGTGAGTACCTTCCTGTAATTGTTTGTACACATCTATAATCAAACATGGAGGACCCGATTTCAACAACCACGTTAAATTCCGTACCCTATCTATCCTCATGAGTACAGGAAAACTCATTAAATACCTCGAGAAGTCGGAAAAGGACCTCGCCGTCGATATCGCGCCAAAAAGAAAGCTTGTTGTGTGCTCGGATAGCAAGGGGAGATACATCAAGGATAAAGCCTTTACAAATACCGAGAAATCCATATTGTGGTTTATTCATCCAGGTAAAACAACGGGTGCAATAATCGAGCATGTAGTTGGAGAGCTAGACGACATCGTTAAGACACATGGCCCAATTCTACTAGCTATATGGACCGGAACATGCGACCTAACCATCAAGAAAGAATCTAAATTCATCGATATTAATAATGACGTTAGCCCATCGGACATTTTGCGTTCATATCGAATACTGCTAACTCGCATCAAGCACTTTGGCAACGAAGTTAAAACTGTCTTCCTTGAATGCCCCCCACTCTCAATACCTATCTGGAACTCATCGAGAGGCCACAAAAGCCCAGAAGTCTTTACTGACAATAACACTCTGCTGGACTCTAGGATCCAAGAGCTGAACATCGGCATACGTGAGATCAATCTGAGCCAGGATGTGAAGAGCGCCGAGGTTCCCGTGTGATGTCTACAAATCCAGAAAAAGCAATAAGAACCACACCACCATTAAGGCATCTTATAGCCTCTACAAAGACGGCATACATCCTGGCGAAGTTCTGAGCAGAGCTTGGCTGAGAAAGATAGTTATTGTACTTATTCAGGAGCAGTGCATAAATTAAATATACCACCATAGGATGTTTGGGGATTGACCCGCCATCCAaccatatctgtatataaatacatgagtTAAATTGACATTGTACATATTCTCAGTGGATGTATGGGGACTGTCCATCTTCCATCTCGATATAGCCTATACTAACTTGAATAGATTATTTTGGATAGGTTTAGAGAATAACTGTTCccaatatttttatgtaaatacaGGGATGTTTGGGGATTGACTCGCCATCCCACCCATTGTATGTAATAGTGTAATTTATCACATAGCTAATTACATATTAGGCATAGATATCCACAGTGGATATATGGGGACTGTCCACTATCTTGAATAGAGTATCATGGATAGGTTTAGAGAATAACTCACCTTCCCAATATTTTTGTGTACATATAGGGATGTTTGGGGACTGACTCGCCATCCctttaaatgtatatgtaatagtGTAATCTCTCGCATAGCCAAATTACATTTTAGGAATAGAGATCCATAGTGGATAAATGGGGACTGTCCATTATCTGTCTTGATTAAGATTATAATAGATATTTTTGAGCAACTCGGGGATGTTTGGGGATTGACTCGCCATCCCAcctaatatatgtaatactatAAATAGTGCAACTAATCACGTAGTGTTAACTATATGTTGTAgatatatatctacaatatatatatttatatcaatatcaccatAATATAATTACTAGTGTGTGAATTCAAAAGTGACTATCCATCTCACTAAGACGTTGTAACAAATCACTCGATACCTCATATATACACGGTTACCCATACCAACTTAGAAAACAATGGCTGAGAGTCTAGACCACCGGAAAAGGTCCAAGCCCGAGGATTCCATCTACATGTGTGGCAGATGTCAAATCGAATTGGAC
The Argopecten irradians isolate NY chromosome 9, Ai_NY, whole genome shotgun sequence DNA segment above includes these coding regions:
- the LOC138332296 gene encoding PAXIP1-associated glutamate-rich protein 1-like; this encodes MGLIGESGTEKEAWCVEGSDDEKYDPTKSGKGVWEPTAEDILLLFEKIEKEKVLELSWKCPGRRPPKGTEEEDMDATQDPGIEAEPEEAEEEPKPQQPTEFDFDEDEFDTATKVTPRRTPGAKTPKSQKKVARMDKVLQDIMMQRIQNAAEKQARRQGRSPGSTPSGRGRMGMSPGSGGHRSPGSSPASSPAPVRPGSSPGLRPTRPAMNMVTRPSMDPGLTTPVRSVPSSDISQTPQSWSTSTVNTTHTATPSKDLGNTPVGIPQGAVSQAGSAPASSSTSIPPSDNVSASPVVPSVGQKAMTDTVTSGAPPQLPPLPPAPDGSSS